From a single Nicotiana tabacum cultivar K326 chromosome 8, ASM71507v2, whole genome shotgun sequence genomic region:
- the LOC142163035 gene encoding uncharacterized protein LOC142163035 produces the protein MATTLNKTLPDLSKLEPLNGNNYKRWSQKLLIFFEQLEVDYVLFNDPPADIVVDSSNVANIIVADDAAKNKFEKDNKTVRGHLLNHMTNPLFDLFINFKSAKVIWDSLEKKYGTNDAGKKKYVVGKWINFQMVDDKPFMEQVHEYENLAADVLNKDMEMCEVLRLKFCLKIFHLPGVITGIN, from the coding sequence ATGGCTACCACTTTGAACAAAACACTTCCCGATCTCTCAAAGCTTGAGCCTTTAAATGGAAATAATTATAAGCGTTGGTCCCagaaacttttaattttctttgaaCAATTAGAAGTTGATTATGTTTTGTTTAATGATCCTCCTGCTGATATTGTTGTTGATAGTTCTAATGTTGCTAATATTATTGTTGCTGATGATGCTGCTAAGAATAAATTTGAAAAGGATAATAAAACAGTGAGAGGGCATTTGCTTAACCATATGACTAACCCTCTCTTTGATttgtttataaattttaaatctGCTAAAGTCATATGGGACAGTTTGGAGAAGAAATATGGTACTAATGACGCGGGAAAAAAGAAGTATGTTGTTGGAAAGTGGATCAACTTTCAGATGGTTGATGATAAGCCATTCATGGAACAGGTTCACGAGTATGAGAACTTGGCTGCTGATGTTTTGAACAAGGACATGGAGATGTGTGAGGTTCTCAGGCTAAAGTTCTGCTTGAAAATTTTCCACCTTCCTGGAGTGATTACAGGAATCAACTGA